In Engystomops pustulosus unplaced genomic scaffold, aEngPut4.maternal MAT_SCAFFOLD_122, whole genome shotgun sequence, the genomic window cacacagcccgcacctccatgtcctcctcctcacacagcctgcacctccatgtcctcctcctcacacagcctgcacccccatgtcctcctcctcacacagcctgcacctacatgtcctcctcctcacacagcctgcacctccatgtcctcctcctcacacagcctgcacctccatgtcctcctcctcacacagcctgcacctccatgtcctcctcctcacacagccttcacccccatgtcctcctcctcacacagcctgcacccccatgtcctcctcctcacacagcctgcacctccatgtcctcctcctcacacagcctgcacccccatgtcctcctcctcacacagcctgcacccccacgtcctcctcctcacacagcctgcacccccatgtcctcctcctcacacagcctgcacccccacgtcctcctcctcacacagcctgcacctccatgtcctcctcctcacacagcctgcacccccatgtcctcctcctcctcacacagcctgcacctccatgtcctcctcctcacacagcccgcacctccatatcctcctcctcacacagcctgcacccccatgtcctcctcctcacacagcctgcacctccatgtcctcctcctcacacagcccgcacccccatgtcctcctcctcacacagcccgcacccccatgtcctcctcctcacacagcccgcacccccatgtcctcctcctcacacagcctgcacccccatgtcctcctcctcacacagcctgcacccccatgtcctcctcacacagcctgcacctccatgtcctcctcctcacacagcccgcacccccatgtcctcctcctcacacagcctgcacctgcatgtcctcctcctcacacagcctgcacctccatgtcctcctcctcacacagcctgcacttccatgtccccctcctcacacagcctgcacccccgtgtcctcctcctcacacagcccgcacccccatgtccccctcctcctcacacagcctgcacctccatgtcctcctcctcacacagcctgcacctccatgtcctcctcctcacacagcctgcacccccatgtcctcctcacacagcctgcacctccatgtcctcctcctcacacagcctgcacccccatgtccccctcctcacacagcctgcacccccatgtcctccttctcacacagcctgcacctccatgtcctccccctcacacagcccgcacctccatgtccccctcctcacacagcctgcacctccatgtcctcctcctcacatagcctgcacctccatgtcctcctgctcacacagcccgcacctccatgtcctcctcctcacacagcctgcacctccatgtcctcctcctcacaaagcccgcacctccatgtcctcctcctcacacagcctgcacctccatgtcctcctcctcctcacacagcccacacccccatgtcctcctcctgacacagcctgcacccccatgtcctcctcctcacacagcccgcacctccatgtcctcctcctcctcacacagcctgcacccccatgtcctcctcctcacacagcctgcacctccatgtcctcctcctcctcacacagcctgcacccccatgtcctcctcctcacacagcctgcacctccatgtcctcctgctcacacagcctgcacctacatgtcctcctcctcacacagcctgcacctccatgtcctcctgctcacacagcctgcacctccatgtcctcctcctcacacagcctgcacctccatgtcctcctcctcacacagcctgcacctccatgtcctcctgctcacacagcctgcacctccatgtcctcctcctcacacagcctgcacctccatgtcctcctcctcacacagcctgcacccccatgtcctcctcctcacacagcccgcacctccatgtcctcctcctcacacagcctgcacccccatgtcctcctcctcacacagcctgcacccccgtgtcctcctcctcacacagcctgcacccccatgtcctcctcctcacacagcctgcacccccatgtcctcctcctcacacagcctgcacccccatgtcctcctcctcacacagcctgcacccccatgtcctcctcctcacacagcctgcacccccatgtcctcctcctcacacagcccgcacccccatgtcctcctcctcacacagcctgcacctccatgtcctcctcctcctcacacagcctgcacctccatgtcctcctcctcacacagcctgaacccccatgtcctcctcctcacacagcctgcacctccatgtcctcctcctcacacagcctgcacctccatgtcctcctcctcacacagctcgGTCAGAGCGCAGAtactctatatcagtggtggcgaacctatggcacgggtgccagaggtggcactcagggccctctctgtgggcactcaggccatcgccccaatttcaTCAAACATgaccacatccaccaaatcttcctgcagtcccaagcaacatAAGgcatgctgctctcagtgctgttttaaagcgacatttcattggctgtttgaaactgaaggaaaagtgagaaggtgttggctgaaatgcattgtctttggacgtcatcctgctggacccaccattcttcctggagagaagctacaatgatggtctgaacttatttgcccaccttctttcaactctattggtggccttaggagagccaatataattgaaagatgtggaaggacaggtagcaataagttactgcttgaaatgccatgttggcacttcacggtaaataagtggattttggttgtcgtTTGGGACTctgtctctgaaaggttcgccatcactgctctatatgtaTATCCTGTCAGGCCTGGAGAGAGCGGCCATGACAGATCACATGAGGACTGATGGAAAGTTCAGATTCTCTCGGGGTTTTGCCTTTGGTCCTGCTGTTTTATGGAATTATTGAGATGTTGGAGGATTGTCTTATGATTTGCTCGTGTTCTCTGCTCATTTCTCTTTTCAGTAGTTCAGGTTCGTAGAGGGATTTGCATGTCCCATCAATGGGGGACGTTCTGGGCTCAGACTGGTGTCCTGATCATCACCTTCTGCTAATGGAGAATATTTGGGTGGATTTACCCGAGACTCTTTCTCTGTacggggaatatagacaatgaaTGTTTTACTTCTTACGCTTTGGATCCGTAGCCAAATCTTTCACGAGTCACTTTCCAACATCAACACTTATAGGACATTTTAGTATTTCTGCCTATACGGTCCCAGAATAttccaggagaggagatgattcTGTATAACAATCACCAGAAGGTCGTCAAGCTCCAAGGAGCAGGAGAGAATCACTGCCGGTGCTGTCCGGTATCGGTCGCCACGTGACAAGGGGACAATAGGCAGGTgacgtggagggggggggggtccaggcgGCTTATAACAGAGCAGAACCTGCCGCTCACCCCACATCACAGTAAGGAGTCACCATGATCCTGATCCTCGGGGTGCTGCTGCTCGGCGCAGAGGCTTCTGCAGGTAACCGCCACCTATACATGGACTCACCACTTGCTGTATAACTTTCTATATAGCGCCCGGTTCTGTACCAGAAAGGTTCTGTGGGCttattgaatttgcatgtaatttGGTACAGGTATATGTTATAAGTTTAACTCTGTAATAGCTCTCGGGGTAGATCATTCCTGGGCTTGGGGTGAGGTTGGGGACCCCCTGTCCTGCAGATTATTGTTCCGGTTTTCTTCAGAAACTCTGTGCCTTGAGATTCCTGGGAGGATGAAGCAGCTGGATGCCGGTGCCGGAAGGGTCGTCGCAGTGAAAAGTAATGGCGACGTCTACCAACTGCTGGAGAACAACTGGGTCCAGATTCCCGGAAAACTCATCCACGTGACGGTGGGTCCAGCCGGACTCTGGGGAGTCAACAAAGACAAAAACATCTACAAATATGTGAATAACGATTGGCTGCAGGTGGACGGTAAGAGAACCTCACGTACTTGTACTTACCTGGGGCTGCAGTAACCTAGTTACATCAGACTGAGACATACTCACCATGATATGGGTAGTAGTGGAGCAGAACATCACGTGTCACCCACGTTGGTCCTTATTTCGTTCCTTAAACTTCCATCCGTTGTGTTTCCTCAGGGTTACTGAATCAGATAGACGCCGGAGGGAACAGATTTGTGGTCGGAGTAAATGACAATGAGGACATTTTTTGCCTGAACCAGGATCAGGTGACCTCCAATGCTGTGAAGTTGGACTATAAGGGTGTCGATGGTAAACTGAAGTACTACAGCAGCGGGGGCTACGGATCCTGGGGCGTAAACGCAGCCAATGATATCTTCTACCGCAAAAATGTGCACCCCATGTCCTGCCAAGGGACTAACTGGGAGAATGTGGACGGCAAACTGGTCATGCTGGAGGTCGCCGAGGACGGATCGGTGTACGGGGTCAACTATAACGGACATGTGTATAAAAGGTAAAAGCTGCACAGACCCCAAACATCACAGTGCAGCCCCCACACATCACAGtgcagcccccccacacacacacagtgcagcccccccacacacacacagtgcagcccccccccacacacacagtgcagcccccccccacacacacagtgcagcgccacacacacacacacacagtgcagcgCCCACACCCatcacaccactagggggagatcactacatacacattatacaccaccactaggaggagatcactacatacagattatacaccaccactagggggagctcactacatacacattatacaccaccactagggggagatcactacatacacattatacaccaccactaggaggagatcactacatacacattatacaccaccactagggggagatcactacatacacattatacaccaccactagggggagatcactacatacacattatacaccaccactagggggagatcactacatacagattatacaccaccactaggaggagatcactacatacagattatacaccaccactagggggagatcactacatacagattatacaccaccactaggaggagatcactacatacagattatacatcaccactaggaggagatcactacatacagattatacaccaccaataggaggagatcactacatacacattatacaccaccactaggaggagatcactacatacacattatacaccaccactagggggagatcactacatacacattatacaccaccactagggggagatcactacatacacattatacaccaccactagggggagatcactacatacacattatacaccaccactagggggagatcactacatacacattatacaccaccactaggaggagatcactacatacagattatacaccaccactaggaggagatcactacatacagattatacaccaccactagggggagatcactacatacagattatacaccaccactaggaggagatcactacatacagattatacaccaccactagggggagatcactacatacagattatacaccaccactaggaggagatcactacatacagattatacatcaccactaggaggagatcactacatacagattatacaccaccaataggaggagatcactacatacacattatacaccaccactaggaggagatcactacatacacattatacaccaccactagggggagatcactacatacacattatacaccaccactagggggagatcactacatacacattatacaccaccactagggggagatcactacatacacattatacaccaccactaggaggagatcactacatacagattatacaccaccactagggggagctcactacatacacattatacaccaccactagggggagatcactacatacacattatacaccaccactaggaggagatcactacatacacattatacaccaccactagggggagatcactacatacacattatacaccaccactagggggagatcactacatacacattatacaccaccactagggggagatcactacatacagattatacaccaccactaggaggagatcactacatacagattatacaccaccactagggggagatcactacatacagattatacaccaccactaggaggagatcactacatacagattatacatcaccactaggaggagatcactacatacagattatacaccaccaataggaggagatcactacatacacattatacaccaccactaggaggagatcactacatacacattatacaccaccactagggggagatcactacatacacattatacaccaccactagggggagatcactacatacacattatacaccaccactagggggagatcactacatacacattatacaccaccactagggggagatcactacatacacattatacaccaccactaggaggagatcactacatacagattatacaccaccactaggaggagaccactacatacagattatacaccaccactaggaggagatcactacatacacattatacaccaccactagggggagatcactacatacacattatacaccaccactaggaggagatcactacatacagattatacaccaccactagggggagctcactacatacacattatacaccaccactagggggagatcactacatacacattatacaccaccactaggaggagatcactacatacacattatacaccaccactaggaggagatcactacatacagattatacaccaccactaggaggagatcactacatacagattatacatcaccactaggaggagatcactacatacagattatacaccaccaataggaggagatcactacatacagattatacaccaccactaggaggagatcactacatacacattatacaccaccactagggggagatcactacatacacattatacaccaccactagggggagatcactacatacacattatacaccaccactagggggagatcactacatacacattatacaccaccactaggaggagatcactacatacacattatacaccaccactagggggagatcactacatacagattatacaccaccactagggggagatcactacatacacattatacaccaccactaggaggagatcactacatacacattatacaccaccactaggaggagatcactacatacagattatataccaccactagggggagatcactacatacacattatacaccaccactagggggagatcactacatacagattatacaccaccactagggggagatcactacatacacattatacaccaccactaggaggagatcactacatacagattatataccaccacaagggggagatcactacatacacattatacaccaccactagggggagatcactacatacacattatacaccaccactagggggagatcactacatacacattatacaccaccactagggggagatcactacatacacattatacaccaccactagggggagaacactacatacacattatacaccaccacaaggaggagatcactacatacagattatataccaccactagggggagatcactacatacacattatacaccaccactagggggagatcactacatacagattatacaccaccactagggggagatcactacatacacattatacaccaccactaggaggagatcactacatacagattatataccaccactagggggagatcactacatacacattatacaccaccactaggaggagatcactacatacagattatacaccaccactaggaggagatcactacatacagaatatacaccaccactaggaggagatcactacatacacattatacaccagcactaggaggagatcactacatacagattaaacaccaccactagggggagatcactacatacacattatacaccaccactagggggagatcactacatacacattatacaccagcactaggaggagatcactacatacagattatacaccaccactagggggagatcactacatacacattatacaacaccactagggggagatcactacatacatattatacaccaccactaggaggagatcactacatacacattatacaccaccactagggggagatcactacatacagattatacaccaccactaggaggagatcactacatacagattatacaccaccactagg contains:
- the LOC140108380 gene encoding fish-egg lectin-like; this translates as MILILGVLLLGAEASAETLCLEIPGRMKQLDAGAGRVVAVKSNGDVYQLLENNWVQIPGKLIHVTVGPAGLWGVNKDKNIYKYVNNDWLQVDGLLNQIDAGGNRFVVGVNDNEDIFCLNQDQVTSNAVKLDYKGVDGKLKYYSSGGYGSWGVNAANDIFYRKNVHPMSCQGTNWENVDGKLVMLEVAEDGSVYGVNYNGHVYKREGITAGNPMGTSWSYLKVDEKVRHVSYDRGVLYVVTIDDRIFRC